A region of Lathamus discolor isolate bLatDis1 chromosome 14, bLatDis1.hap1, whole genome shotgun sequence DNA encodes the following proteins:
- the RABGEF1 gene encoding rab5 GDP/GTP exchange factor isoform X3, with the protein MLLKKMSLKSERRGIHVDQSELLCKKGCGYYGNPAWQGFCSKCWREEYHKARQKQIQEDWELAERLQREEEEAYASSQSTQGAQSLTFSKFEEKKTNEKTRKVTTVKKFFTASSRTGAKKVAQEKGVKQGQPGRERNADNILRDLKEIFTPSWELASPTEVLAGKLKAEIQEAKAPSPSINRQASIETDRVSKEFIEFLKTYHKPGQDIYKQCKLFLDTMNHKRDLSIEEQSECAQDFYQNVAEKLQTRWKVSPEKVEKAMDQIEKYIMTRQYKYVFCPETTDDEKKDLAVQKRIRALHWVTPQMLCVPVNEEIPEVSDMVVKAITDIIEMDSKRVPRDKLACITKCSKHIFNAIKITKNEPASADDFLPTLIYIVLKGNPPRLQSNIQYITRFCNPSRLMTGEDGYYFTNLCCAVAFIEKLDAQSLNLSQEDFDRFMTGQTSPKKQESDSFSPDVCLGVKQMYKNLDLLSQLNERQERIVNEAKKLEKDLIDWTEGITKEVQDIVEKYPLEIKPKSQALAAIDSENVENDKLPPPLQPQVYAG; encoded by the exons ATGCTTCT gaagaaaatgagcCTGAAATCTGAACGCAGAGGGATTCACGTTGATCAGTCGGAGCTACTGTGCAAGAAAGGATGTGGTTACTATGGCAATCCTGCTTGGCAGGGATTTTGCTCCAAGTGCTGGAGAGAGGAATACCATAAGGCCAGGCAGAAACAGATTCAAGAGGACTGGGAGCTGGCAGAGCG GCTTCAGCGTGAGGAAGAAGAAGCATATGCCAGTAGCCAGAGCACCCAAGGGGCACAATCACTGACCTTTTCCAagtttgaagaaaagaaaaccaatgaGAAAACACGGAAAGTCACTACtgtgaagaagttcttcactgctTCTTCCAGAACAGGAGCTAAGAAGG TGGCTCAAGAGAAAGGCGTTAAGCAAGGACAGCCTGGGAGGGAGCGAAATGCTGATAACATTCTCAGGGATTTGAAGGAGATTTTTACTCCCTCCTGGGAACTGGCTTCCCCTACTGAAG TGTTGGCTGGCAAGCTGAAAG CAGAGATCCAAGAAGCCAAGGCTCCCAGCCCTTCTATAAACAGGCAAGCCAGCATCGAGACAGATCGGGTATCCAAGGAATTCATAGAATTCCTCAAGACGTACCATAAGCCTGGACAAGATATCTATAAGCAATGTAAACTCTTTTTGGACACGATGAATCATAAAAGG GACTTAAGTATTGAGGAACAATCTGAATGTGCTCAGGACTTCTATCAAAATGTAGCAGAGAAATTACAGACACGTTGGAAAG TGTCCCCTGAAAAAGTGGAGAAAGCAATGGATCAGattgaaaaatacattatgACTCGACAATATAAATATGTCTTTTGCCCTGAAACAACAGATGATGAGAAGAAAGATCTTGCTGTCCAAAAGAGAATCAG GGCTTTGCACTGGGTAACTCCACAAATGCTCTGTGTTCCTGTCAATGAAGAAATCCCAGAAGTCTCTGATATGGTTGTAAAAGCAATTACAG ATATCATTGAAATGGATTCAAAGCGTGTCCCTCGTGATAAACTAGCATGTATCACCAAGTGCAGCAAGCATATATTTAATgcaataaaaatcacaaaaaatgaACCAGCTTCTGCTGATGACTTTCTTCCAACACTTATATACATCGTTTTGAAGGGAAACCCACCCCGTCTGCAGTCTAACATCCAGTATATCACCCGCTTCTGTAATCCAAGCAGGTTAATGACAGGAGAAGATGGTTACTATTTTACCAACCTG tgctgtgctgtggccTTCATTGAAAAACTGGATGCTCAGTCTTTAAACCTAAGCCAGGAAGACTTCGATCGGTTTATGACTGGTCAGACATCCCCAAAGAAGCAAGAATCCGACAGTTTCTCTCCTGATGTGTGCCTGGGTGTTAAGCAGATGTATAAGAACTTAGACCTCCTGTCTCAGTTGAATGAGAGGCAGGAAAGAATTGTCAATGAAGCCAAGAAGCTTGAGAAAGACCTAATAGATTGGACCGAAGGAATTACAAAGGAAGTCCAAGATATTGTTGAGAAATATCCATTAGAAATAAAGCCAAAAAGTCAAGCCTTAGCAGCTATTGACTCTGAAAATGTGGAGAATGACAAGCTGCCCCCACCACTGCAGCCTCAGGTGTATGCAGGATAA
- the RABGEF1 gene encoding rab5 GDP/GTP exchange factor isoform X2, translating into MSLKSERRGIHVDQSELLCKKGCGYYGNPAWQGFCSKCWREEYHKARQKQIQEDWELAERLQREEEEAYASSQSTQGAQSLTFSKFEEKKTNEKTRKVTTVKKFFTASSRTGAKKAEIQEAKAPSPSINRQASIETDRVSKEFIEFLKTYHKPGQDIYKQCKLFLDTMNHKRDLSIEEQSECAQDFYQNVAEKLQTRWKVSPEKVEKAMDQIEKYIMTRQYKYVFCPETTDDEKKDLAVQKRIRALHWVTPQMLCVPVNEEIPEVSDMVVKAITDIIEMDSKRVPRDKLACITKCSKHIFNAIKITKNEPASADDFLPTLIYIVLKGNPPRLQSNIQYITRFCNPSRLMTGEDGYYFTNLCCAVAFIEKLDAQSLNLSQEDFDRFMTGQTSPKKQESDSFSPDVCLGVKQMYKNLDLLSQLNERQERIVNEAKKLEKDLIDWTEGITKEVQDIVEKYPLEIKPKSQALAAIDSENVENDKLPPPLQPQVYAG; encoded by the exons atgagcCTGAAATCTGAACGCAGAGGGATTCACGTTGATCAGTCGGAGCTACTGTGCAAGAAAGGATGTGGTTACTATGGCAATCCTGCTTGGCAGGGATTTTGCTCCAAGTGCTGGAGAGAGGAATACCATAAGGCCAGGCAGAAACAGATTCAAGAGGACTGGGAGCTGGCAGAGCG GCTTCAGCGTGAGGAAGAAGAAGCATATGCCAGTAGCCAGAGCACCCAAGGGGCACAATCACTGACCTTTTCCAagtttgaagaaaagaaaaccaatgaGAAAACACGGAAAGTCACTACtgtgaagaagttcttcactgctTCTTCCAGAACAGGAGCTAAGAAGG CAGAGATCCAAGAAGCCAAGGCTCCCAGCCCTTCTATAAACAGGCAAGCCAGCATCGAGACAGATCGGGTATCCAAGGAATTCATAGAATTCCTCAAGACGTACCATAAGCCTGGACAAGATATCTATAAGCAATGTAAACTCTTTTTGGACACGATGAATCATAAAAGG GACTTAAGTATTGAGGAACAATCTGAATGTGCTCAGGACTTCTATCAAAATGTAGCAGAGAAATTACAGACACGTTGGAAAG TGTCCCCTGAAAAAGTGGAGAAAGCAATGGATCAGattgaaaaatacattatgACTCGACAATATAAATATGTCTTTTGCCCTGAAACAACAGATGATGAGAAGAAAGATCTTGCTGTCCAAAAGAGAATCAG GGCTTTGCACTGGGTAACTCCACAAATGCTCTGTGTTCCTGTCAATGAAGAAATCCCAGAAGTCTCTGATATGGTTGTAAAAGCAATTACAG ATATCATTGAAATGGATTCAAAGCGTGTCCCTCGTGATAAACTAGCATGTATCACCAAGTGCAGCAAGCATATATTTAATgcaataaaaatcacaaaaaatgaACCAGCTTCTGCTGATGACTTTCTTCCAACACTTATATACATCGTTTTGAAGGGAAACCCACCCCGTCTGCAGTCTAACATCCAGTATATCACCCGCTTCTGTAATCCAAGCAGGTTAATGACAGGAGAAGATGGTTACTATTTTACCAACCTG tgctgtgctgtggccTTCATTGAAAAACTGGATGCTCAGTCTTTAAACCTAAGCCAGGAAGACTTCGATCGGTTTATGACTGGTCAGACATCCCCAAAGAAGCAAGAATCCGACAGTTTCTCTCCTGATGTGTGCCTGGGTGTTAAGCAGATGTATAAGAACTTAGACCTCCTGTCTCAGTTGAATGAGAGGCAGGAAAGAATTGTCAATGAAGCCAAGAAGCTTGAGAAAGACCTAATAGATTGGACCGAAGGAATTACAAAGGAAGTCCAAGATATTGTTGAGAAATATCCATTAGAAATAAAGCCAAAAAGTCAAGCCTTAGCAGCTATTGACTCTGAAAATGTGGAGAATGACAAGCTGCCCCCACCACTGCAGCCTCAGGTGTATGCAGGATAA
- the RABGEF1 gene encoding rab5 GDP/GTP exchange factor isoform X1 — MSLKSERRGIHVDQSELLCKKGCGYYGNPAWQGFCSKCWREEYHKARQKQIQEDWELAERLQREEEEAYASSQSTQGAQSLTFSKFEEKKTNEKTRKVTTVKKFFTASSRTGAKKEIQEAKAPSPSINRQASIETDRVSKEFIEFLKTYHKPGQDIYKQCKLFLDTMNHKRDLSIEEQSECAQDFYQNVAEKLQTRWKVSPEKVEKAMDQIEKYIMTRQYKYVFCPETTDDEKKDLAVQKRIRALHWVTPQMLCVPVNEEIPEVSDMVVKAITDIIEMDSKRVPRDKLACITKCSKHIFNAIKITKNEPASADDFLPTLIYIVLKGNPPRLQSNIQYITRFCNPSRLMTGEDGYYFTNLCCAVAFIEKLDAQSLNLSQEDFDRFMTGQTSPKKQESDSFSPDVCLGVKQMYKNLDLLSQLNERQERIVNEAKKLEKDLIDWTEGITKEVQDIVEKYPLEIKPKSQALAAIDSENVENDKLPPPLQPQVYAG, encoded by the exons atgagcCTGAAATCTGAACGCAGAGGGATTCACGTTGATCAGTCGGAGCTACTGTGCAAGAAAGGATGTGGTTACTATGGCAATCCTGCTTGGCAGGGATTTTGCTCCAAGTGCTGGAGAGAGGAATACCATAAGGCCAGGCAGAAACAGATTCAAGAGGACTGGGAGCTGGCAGAGCG GCTTCAGCGTGAGGAAGAAGAAGCATATGCCAGTAGCCAGAGCACCCAAGGGGCACAATCACTGACCTTTTCCAagtttgaagaaaagaaaaccaatgaGAAAACACGGAAAGTCACTACtgtgaagaagttcttcactgctTCTTCCAGAACAGGAGCTAAGAAGG AGATCCAAGAAGCCAAGGCTCCCAGCCCTTCTATAAACAGGCAAGCCAGCATCGAGACAGATCGGGTATCCAAGGAATTCATAGAATTCCTCAAGACGTACCATAAGCCTGGACAAGATATCTATAAGCAATGTAAACTCTTTTTGGACACGATGAATCATAAAAGG GACTTAAGTATTGAGGAACAATCTGAATGTGCTCAGGACTTCTATCAAAATGTAGCAGAGAAATTACAGACACGTTGGAAAG TGTCCCCTGAAAAAGTGGAGAAAGCAATGGATCAGattgaaaaatacattatgACTCGACAATATAAATATGTCTTTTGCCCTGAAACAACAGATGATGAGAAGAAAGATCTTGCTGTCCAAAAGAGAATCAG GGCTTTGCACTGGGTAACTCCACAAATGCTCTGTGTTCCTGTCAATGAAGAAATCCCAGAAGTCTCTGATATGGTTGTAAAAGCAATTACAG ATATCATTGAAATGGATTCAAAGCGTGTCCCTCGTGATAAACTAGCATGTATCACCAAGTGCAGCAAGCATATATTTAATgcaataaaaatcacaaaaaatgaACCAGCTTCTGCTGATGACTTTCTTCCAACACTTATATACATCGTTTTGAAGGGAAACCCACCCCGTCTGCAGTCTAACATCCAGTATATCACCCGCTTCTGTAATCCAAGCAGGTTAATGACAGGAGAAGATGGTTACTATTTTACCAACCTG tgctgtgctgtggccTTCATTGAAAAACTGGATGCTCAGTCTTTAAACCTAAGCCAGGAAGACTTCGATCGGTTTATGACTGGTCAGACATCCCCAAAGAAGCAAGAATCCGACAGTTTCTCTCCTGATGTGTGCCTGGGTGTTAAGCAGATGTATAAGAACTTAGACCTCCTGTCTCAGTTGAATGAGAGGCAGGAAAGAATTGTCAATGAAGCCAAGAAGCTTGAGAAAGACCTAATAGATTGGACCGAAGGAATTACAAAGGAAGTCCAAGATATTGTTGAGAAATATCCATTAGAAATAAAGCCAAAAAGTCAAGCCTTAGCAGCTATTGACTCTGAAAATGTGGAGAATGACAAGCTGCCCCCACCACTGCAGCCTCAGGTGTATGCAGGATAA